One genomic region from Ralstonia pickettii DTP0602 encodes:
- a CDS encoding nitrate ABC transporter substrate-binding protein (K02051: ABC.SN.S; NitT/TauT family transport system substrate-binding protein): protein MKASTSTIRLLLALAAASLAGPASAEAIRVAIGTQDTTINCATGGLLIRELKLLDKYLPRTGKYKDVSYDVQWKNFTSGPPLTNEMVADKLDLGAMADFPGSLNAAAFQKAGKKSLFIAPLSGNAIGTGNGIVVPADSPVQSLAELKGKTISVPFGSTAHGMLLRAIKRQGWDPDKDVTLVSQSPEVGGSALQARKVDGHANFVPFPELFAFRGFARKIYDGAQAEAPTFHGALVNAEYAQKYPEIVVAYLRAAIEADRLMAAEPEKYSELIAKVTGIDAEVDYLFHGPLGLQNRDYTWKPEYRQALQTSIETLKLLKRTDADLSADSVIDDRYIREAFRLEGLDYAARLKSYDKQPLAAKDAATGKPIADPKLAAQLWLQGEPKVRAYASPAAAFAALRQAGKDGKKARVLYVHDRNTGLKLLADKAWYVQDGKGQVSAFLLKGSADSWASSHGGNVRDFAAVSGSAVAVASH from the coding sequence ATGAAAGCATCCACCAGCACCATCCGCCTGCTCCTTGCGCTGGCTGCCGCCAGCTTGGCCGGGCCGGCCAGCGCGGAAGCCATCCGCGTCGCCATCGGCACGCAGGACACCACCATCAACTGCGCCACCGGCGGCCTGCTGATTCGCGAGCTCAAGCTGCTCGACAAGTACCTGCCGCGCACCGGCAAGTACAAGGACGTCAGCTACGACGTGCAATGGAAGAACTTCACCTCCGGCCCGCCGCTGACCAACGAGATGGTGGCGGACAAGCTGGACCTCGGCGCGATGGCGGATTTCCCCGGCTCGCTGAATGCCGCGGCCTTCCAGAAGGCCGGCAAGAAGAGCCTGTTTATCGCCCCGCTGTCCGGCAATGCGATCGGCACCGGCAATGGCATCGTGGTGCCGGCGGACTCTCCTGTCCAGTCGCTGGCGGAACTCAAGGGCAAGACCATTTCGGTGCCCTTCGGCTCCACCGCGCACGGCATGCTGCTGCGCGCGATCAAGCGGCAGGGCTGGGACCCGGACAAGGACGTGACACTGGTCTCGCAATCGCCTGAAGTCGGCGGCTCGGCGCTGCAGGCGCGCAAGGTGGACGGGCATGCCAACTTTGTGCCGTTCCCGGAGCTGTTCGCCTTCCGCGGCTTTGCCCGCAAGATCTATGACGGCGCCCAGGCCGAGGCACCCACCTTCCACGGCGCGCTGGTGAACGCGGAATACGCGCAGAAGTACCCGGAGATCGTGGTGGCCTACCTGCGTGCCGCGATCGAGGCCGACCGCCTGATGGCAGCGGAGCCCGAGAAATACAGCGAGCTGATCGCGAAGGTGACCGGCATCGACGCCGAGGTGGACTACCTGTTCCACGGCCCGCTCGGCCTGCAGAACCGCGACTACACCTGGAAGCCGGAGTATCGCCAGGCGCTGCAGACCTCGATCGAGACGCTGAAGCTGCTCAAGCGCACCGATGCCGACCTCAGCGCCGATAGCGTGATCGACGACCGCTATATCCGCGAAGCCTTCCGGCTGGAAGGGCTGGATTACGCCGCGCGCCTGAAGTCTTACGACAAACAGCCGCTGGCGGCCAAGGACGCCGCCACAGGCAAACCGATCGCCGATCCGAAACTGGCCGCACAGCTGTGGCTGCAGGGCGAGCCGAAGGTGCGCGCCTATGCCTCGCCGGCGGCGGCGTTCGCGGCGCTCAGGCAGGCCGGCAAGGATGGCAAGAAGGCGCGTGTGCTGTATGTGCATGACCGCAACACCGGCCTGAAGCTGCTGGCCGACAAGGCGTGGTACGTGCAGGACGGCAAGGGACAGGTGAGCGCCTTCCTGCTCAAGGGCTCGGCCGATAGCTGGGCCAGCAGCCATGGCGGCAACGTGCGTGACTTTGCCGCGGTCAGCGGCAGCGCTGTCGCCGTGGCCAGCCACTGA
- a CDS encoding oxidoreductase, whose product MNTLTHEYDIVVVGGGTAGPMAAIKAKERNPALRVLLLDKAHVKRSGAISMGMDGLNNAVIPGHATPEQYTREITVANDGIVDQSTVYAYARHSFTTIEQLDRWGVRFEKDETGDYAVKKVHHMGSYVLPMPEGHNVKKVLYRQLKRARVEITNRIVATRVLTDANAGACGVMGFDCRTADFHVIRARAVILCCGAAGRLGLPASGYLMGTYENPTNAGDGYAMAYHAGAALANLECFQINPLIKDYNGPACAYVTGPLGGYTANGKGERFIECDYWSGQMMWEFYQELQGGNGPVFLKLDHLAEETIQTIETILHTNERPSRGQFHAGRGTDYRKQMVEMHISEIGFCSGHSASGVHVNERAETTVPGLYAAGDMAAVPHNYMLGAFTYGWFAGQNAAEYVVGRSLPEADAAQVEAERARVLAPLAREHGLPPAQVEYKLRRMVNDYLQPPKVTRKMEIGLQRFDAIAEDIDQIRAANPHELMRAVEVMAIRDCAEMAARASLFRTESRWGLYHHRVDYPQRNDAEWFCHAHLSKDASGRMVSHKRAIEPYIVPVDGDDATAYQRLRVSRGESATSATATAKATTLAAA is encoded by the coding sequence ATGAACACCCTGACTCACGAATACGACATCGTTGTCGTCGGCGGCGGCACCGCCGGTCCGATGGCCGCGATCAAGGCCAAGGAGCGCAACCCCGCGCTGCGCGTGCTGCTGCTCGACAAGGCGCACGTCAAGCGCAGCGGCGCCATCTCGATGGGCATGGACGGCCTGAACAATGCCGTGATCCCCGGCCATGCCACGCCCGAGCAGTACACCCGCGAGATCACCGTGGCCAACGACGGCATCGTCGACCAGTCGACCGTCTACGCCTACGCGCGCCACAGCTTCACCACCATCGAGCAGCTCGACCGCTGGGGCGTCAGGTTCGAGAAGGACGAGACCGGCGACTACGCGGTGAAGAAGGTCCATCACATGGGCTCTTATGTCCTGCCGATGCCGGAAGGGCACAACGTCAAGAAGGTGCTCTACCGCCAGCTCAAGCGCGCCCGGGTGGAGATCACCAACCGCATCGTCGCCACCCGCGTGCTGACCGATGCCAACGCCGGCGCCTGCGGCGTGATGGGATTCGACTGCCGCACCGCGGACTTCCACGTGATCCGCGCGCGCGCCGTGATCCTGTGCTGCGGTGCCGCCGGCCGCCTTGGCCTGCCCGCCTCCGGCTACCTGATGGGCACCTACGAGAACCCGACCAATGCCGGCGACGGCTATGCCATGGCGTATCACGCCGGTGCGGCGCTGGCGAATCTCGAATGCTTCCAGATCAATCCGCTGATCAAGGATTACAACGGGCCGGCGTGCGCCTATGTAACCGGACCGCTGGGAGGCTATACCGCCAACGGCAAGGGCGAGCGCTTTATCGAATGCGATTACTGGAGCGGCCAGATGATGTGGGAGTTCTATCAGGAGCTCCAGGGCGGCAACGGCCCCGTCTTCCTGAAGCTCGACCATCTCGCGGAAGAGACTATCCAGACCATCGAGACCATTCTCCACACCAACGAACGGCCCAGCCGCGGACAGTTCCACGCCGGCCGCGGCACCGACTACCGCAAGCAGATGGTGGAGATGCATATCTCGGAGATCGGCTTCTGCAGCGGCCACAGCGCCTCCGGCGTGCATGTGAACGAACGCGCCGAGACCACCGTGCCGGGCCTGTATGCCGCCGGCGACATGGCCGCGGTGCCGCACAACTACATGCTGGGTGCCTTCACCTATGGCTGGTTTGCCGGGCAGAACGCGGCCGAGTATGTCGTTGGCCGCAGCCTGCCCGAAGCCGATGCGGCCCAGGTGGAGGCGGAGCGTGCCCGCGTGCTAGCGCCGCTCGCGCGCGAGCACGGCCTGCCCCCGGCCCAGGTGGAATACAAGCTGCGCCGCATGGTCAACGACTACCTGCAGCCGCCCAAGGTCACGCGCAAGATGGAAATTGGCCTGCAGCGTTTCGACGCCATCGCTGAGGATATCGACCAGATCCGCGCCGCCAATCCGCACGAATTGATGCGCGCGGTGGAGGTGATGGCGATCCGCGACTGCGCGGAAATGGCGGCACGTGCCTCGTTGTTCCGCACCGAGAGCCGATGGGGTCTCTATCACCACCGCGTGGACTATCCGCAGCGCAATGATGCGGAATGGTTCTGCCATGCCCACCTGAGCAAGGACGCATCCGGGCGCATGGTCAGCCACAAGCGCGCGATCGAACCGTACATCGTCCCGGTGGATGGCGACGACGCCACCGCCTACCAGCGGCTGCGCGTCAGCCGCGGTGAATCCGCAACGTCAGCCACCGCCACTGCCAAAGCCACCACCCTGGCCGCCGCCTGA
- a CDS encoding 4Fe-4S ferredoxin — MAYTPHEIAQRSSAPVTIDEDKCIADKGCTVCVDVCPMDLLAIDLTKGKAYMQFDECWYCMPCEKDCPTGAVRVEIPYLLR; from the coding sequence ATGGCCTACACACCGCATGAGATCGCCCAGCGCAGCAGCGCGCCGGTCACCATCGATGAAGACAAGTGCATTGCCGACAAGGGCTGCACCGTCTGCGTCGATGTCTGCCCGATGGACCTGCTGGCCATCGACCTGACCAAGGGCAAGGCTTACATGCAGTTCGACGAATGCTGGTATTGCATGCCCTGCGAGAAGGATTGCCCCACCGGCGCGGTCCGGGTCGAGATCCCGTACCTGCTGCGCTGA